A portion of the Cyanobacterium sp. T60_A2020_053 genome contains these proteins:
- a CDS encoding heme-copper oxidase subunit III, protein MQSSAIDSQVTIDYEKEAPSTHHPDLRMFGLVLFLIAESMIFFGLFSAYMIYYATMPQWPMGDIELELLLPGVNSVILISSSFVMHKGQSCIKNNDVKGLQFWFAITAVMGAVFLFGQGYEYMHTGFGLTENLFASCFYVLTGFHGLHVTAGLLFILAVLWRSRQEGHYSADKHFGVEASELYWHFVDVIWIILFVLVYLLPLG, encoded by the coding sequence ATGCAAAGTTCAGCCATTGATTCTCAAGTCACAATAGATTACGAAAAAGAAGCGCCCTCCACCCATCATCCAGATTTACGGATGTTTGGTTTGGTATTGTTTCTAATTGCCGAAAGTATGATCTTTTTCGGTCTTTTTAGCGCCTATATGATTTACTATGCCACTATGCCACAATGGCCTATGGGTGATATTGAATTAGAATTATTATTGCCCGGTGTTAATAGTGTGATCTTAATTTCTAGTAGTTTTGTCATGCACAAAGGACAAAGTTGTATTAAAAATAACGATGTCAAAGGTTTACAATTCTGGTTTGCTATTACTGCGGTGATGGGCGCTGTTTTCCTCTTCGGGCAAGGTTACGAATATATGCACACTGGTTTTGGTTTAACAGAAAATCTCTTTGCTAGTTGCTTTTATGTGTTGACTGGTTTTCACGGTTTACACGTTACCGCTGGTTTATTATTTATCCTAGCGGTTTTGTGGCGCTCTCGCCAAGAAGGTCATTATTCTGCGGACAAACATTTTGGCGTGGAAGCATCTGAGTTATACTGGCACTTTGTTGATGTCATTTGGATTATTTTATTTGTGCTGGTTTATCTTTTGCCTTTAGGTTAA
- a CDS encoding P-II family nitrogen regulator yields the protein MKKIEAIIRPFKLDEVKIALVNAGIVGMTVSEVRGFGRQKGQTERYRGSEYTVEFLQKLKIEIIVEDSQVDMVVEKVVQASRTGEIGDGKIFISPVEETIRIRTGEKNLEAI from the coding sequence TTGAAAAAGATTGAAGCTATTATTCGCCCTTTCAAACTAGATGAGGTGAAGATTGCCCTCGTGAATGCGGGTATTGTCGGGATGACGGTTTCTGAAGTGCGCGGTTTTGGTCGCCAAAAAGGGCAAACGGAGCGTTATCGTGGTTCTGAATATACTGTGGAATTTTTACAAAAGCTCAAAATCGAAATCATTGTGGAAGATAGTCAAGTGGATATGGTGGTAGAGAAAGTCGTTCAGGCTTCTCGTACTGGAGAAATTGGTGATGGTAAAATCTTCATTTCTCCTGTAGAGGAAACTATCCGTATCAGAACTGGTGAGAAGAATCTCGAAGCTATCTAG
- a CDS encoding alpha/beta hydrolase yields the protein MFTQPETKYYQWKKYRCAYREYNINPDHDSLPLVLVHPVGVGLSGLFWHRFLANITTKLPQQSIYNFELLGCGECDLPRIAYDPKDWASQLKFFLENIVKKPVILVVQGASFPVAIYTGAGDLKCDLIKGIILSGPPAWNVMTNGSNRNISDITWNIFFDSLIGNFFYKYARQRKFIKSFSEKELFANANQVDEEWLNMLEKDGFEMKKRYGVFSFLAGFWRKDYTKLMKQMDQKILLIMGDKATSVSKEGYKEKPEKRVELYQQNIPNLEGKIIHGRNVLPYESTDSFVAEVMNFIDNFAIIS from the coding sequence ATGTTTACTCAACCAGAAACAAAATATTATCAGTGGAAAAAATATCGTTGTGCTTATCGAGAATACAATATCAATCCAGACCATGATTCTTTACCATTGGTTTTAGTTCATCCAGTCGGCGTTGGCTTATCTGGACTATTTTGGCATCGTTTTTTAGCTAATATAACTACTAAATTACCTCAGCAGTCAATCTACAATTTTGAGCTTTTGGGGTGTGGTGAATGTGATTTACCTCGTATTGCTTATGATCCTAAAGATTGGGCTAGTCAGTTAAAGTTTTTCCTTGAAAATATCGTTAAAAAACCAGTTATTTTAGTGGTTCAAGGTGCTTCTTTTCCTGTGGCTATTTACACGGGCGCTGGGGATTTAAAATGTGACTTAATTAAGGGAATAATTCTCTCTGGTCCTCCAGCTTGGAATGTCATGACTAATGGAAGTAATCGTAATATTAGTGATATTACTTGGAATATATTTTTTGATTCTTTAATTGGTAATTTTTTCTATAAATATGCTCGACAAAGAAAATTTATTAAGTCTTTTTCAGAAAAAGAATTATTTGCTAATGCTAATCAAGTTGATGAAGAATGGCTTAATATGTTGGAAAAAGATGGTTTTGAGATGAAAAAACGTTACGGTGTGTTTTCTTTTTTAGCTGGATTTTGGCGTAAAGATTACACTAAGTTAATGAAGCAAATGGATCAAAAAATTTTGTTAATCATGGGAGATAAAGCTACCAGTGTTAGCAAAGAAGGTTATAAGGAAAAACCTGAAAAAAGAGTTGAATTATATCAACAAAATATTCCTAATTTAGAGGGAAAAATTATCCATGGGCGCAATGTTTTGCCCTACGAATCAACAGATAGTTTTGTGGCAGAAGTAATGAATTTTATTGATAATTTTGCTATTATTTCCTAA
- a CDS encoding glutamate-5-semialdehyde dehydrogenase, translating to MTTNSMTQSIKVRVKKAHEAFLAMASIKGTERSLAVSLMAQKLEDSFDDILQANTLDLEISREMSVPDLILDWLKLTPQRLISAVEILKTLAELPDPFQKVINSPYQVTYCQNYSQLMPLGVIALIYEALPDLAIITAGLTIKTGNSLILRGGSESSNTNTVISEILRGALEEANFPDGCVEFLPSEQGYSIQDLITQDQYLNLIIPYGRPRLIQQVTQMATAPVLKSAMGNCYLYWSVSSDLDLLKSIIVDSHNSIPDPVNAIEKVLISAQQKSNSIIRLFSYLKEQEFILKGEADLVEEFPEYLSPLKSTQWSEPFLTRKIAFQRTPDLHSAINFINEYSSGHANCLVTDSYQEGRIFAMEADSALVYINSSPRFYRYLQGSNSVFLGVSNQKGHRRGLISLETFTTLKQIIVGDGSSINN from the coding sequence ATGACCACTAATTCCATGACTCAATCAATTAAAGTAAGGGTAAAAAAAGCTCATGAAGCCTTCCTCGCCATGGCTAGTATAAAAGGCACTGAGCGCTCTTTGGCGGTATCTTTGATGGCGCAAAAGCTAGAAGATTCCTTCGATGACATTCTACAAGCAAATACCCTTGATTTGGAAATTAGTCGAGAAATGTCTGTACCTGATTTGATTTTAGATTGGCTAAAATTAACACCCCAAAGGTTAATCAGTGCGGTAGAAATCCTCAAAACCCTAGCCGAATTACCCGATCCTTTTCAAAAGGTGATTAATTCTCCCTATCAGGTGACATATTGTCAAAATTACTCTCAGTTGATGCCTTTAGGGGTAATTGCTTTAATTTATGAGGCGTTACCCGATTTGGCGATTATTACCGCTGGTTTGACCATAAAAACGGGTAATAGTCTAATTTTGCGCGGTGGTAGTGAATCTAGTAATACCAACACAGTGATCTCAGAAATATTGCGAGGGGCGCTGGAAGAAGCTAATTTTCCTGATGGTTGCGTGGAATTTTTGCCCTCAGAACAAGGTTACTCCATTCAAGATTTAATTACCCAAGATCAATATCTGAATTTAATTATCCCCTACGGCAGGCCTCGTTTAATTCAACAGGTGACACAAATGGCCACAGCGCCCGTCCTCAAATCAGCTATGGGTAATTGTTATTTATACTGGTCAGTATCCAGCGATTTAGACTTGTTAAAATCTATCATTGTGGATAGTCATAATAGTATCCCTGATCCTGTTAATGCCATCGAAAAAGTATTGATTAGCGCTCAACAAAAATCCAACTCGATCATACGTTTATTTAGCTACCTCAAAGAACAAGAATTTATCCTCAAAGGAGAAGCTGATTTAGTTGAGGAATTTCCCGAATATTTAAGCCCTCTTAAAAGCACTCAATGGAGCGAACCCTTTTTGACTCGAAAAATCGCTTTCCAGCGCACTCCAGACCTCCACAGCGCCATTAATTTCATCAATGAATATAGTAGTGGTCATGCTAATTGTTTAGTAACTGATTCTTACCAAGAAGGGCGCATTTTTGCCATGGAAGCCGATAGCGCCCTTGTGTATATCAATTCATCCCCTCGTTTTTATCGTTATTTACAGGGTAGTAACTCGGTATTTTTGGGAGTTTCTAATCAAAAAGGTCATCGCCGGGGTTTAATTAGTTTAGAAACTTTTACCACCCTCAAGCAAATTATTGTGGGTGACGGTAGTTCTATTAACAATTGA
- a CDS encoding acetate kinase, whose amino-acid sequence MKILVLNAGSSSQKSCIYDISPHDIPAHSTAPLWFATIDWTVNDDYGLLKVEANQEKVEITIPKNQRPSAISMMLATITTGKTKVLDNLTEITRVGHRVVHGGAEYSEACVITPEVKNTIEKLIPLAPNHNPAHLEGINAISEILPDTIQIAVFDTAFHQTIPPEAKIYPLPYKFYEQGIQRYGFHGISHQYVAECASQIINKPLSELNLITCHLGNGCSVTAIKNGQSINTSMGFTPLEGVMMGARCGSIDPAILIHLITEYNYSAPQLNHILNKESGLLGVSGISADLRHIISALDDNPQAQLAFNIYIHRLQSVIASMLPCLGGLGALVFTAGVGENSALVREKVCAGLSYVGLKLDLDKNATKCINTNIAQSDSSCEILVIHTEEDWAIALQCLKT is encoded by the coding sequence ATGAAAATATTAGTTTTAAACGCTGGTTCAAGTAGCCAAAAAAGCTGTATCTATGATATTAGCCCTCACGATATACCAGCGCACTCCACCGCCCCACTATGGTTCGCTACTATCGACTGGACAGTTAACGATGATTATGGTTTATTAAAAGTTGAAGCGAATCAAGAAAAAGTAGAAATTACTATCCCCAAAAACCAGCGCCCTTCCGCCATATCAATGATGCTGGCAACTATCACCACAGGTAAAACAAAAGTATTAGATAATTTAACAGAAATTACTAGAGTAGGACATCGAGTAGTACACGGAGGGGCAGAATATAGTGAAGCCTGTGTCATTACCCCAGAAGTGAAAAACACCATCGAAAAATTAATTCCCCTAGCGCCCAATCACAACCCAGCGCACCTCGAAGGTATCAACGCCATTTCAGAAATTTTACCCGATACCATTCAAATCGCAGTATTTGATACCGCTTTTCATCAAACGATACCCCCCGAAGCCAAAATTTATCCGCTACCTTATAAATTTTATGAGCAGGGTATCCAGCGTTATGGATTCCATGGCATTTCTCATCAATATGTGGCGGAATGCGCTTCACAAATTATCAACAAACCCTTGTCTGAATTGAATTTGATTACCTGTCATTTAGGTAACGGTTGCTCAGTTACAGCTATCAAAAATGGTCAAAGCATTAATACCAGTATGGGTTTTACCCCCCTCGAAGGAGTGATGATGGGCGCTCGTTGTGGTAGCATCGATCCAGCGATTTTGATTCATCTCATCACCGAATATAATTACAGCGCCCCTCAACTTAACCACATACTCAATAAAGAATCAGGATTATTAGGTGTTTCGGGAATTTCTGCTGATTTGCGCCACATTATCAGCGCCCTTGACGATAATCCTCAAGCACAACTAGCCTTTAATATTTATATCCATCGTCTGCAATCCGTAATTGCTAGTATGTTGCCCTGTTTGGGGGGGTTAGGGGCGCTGGTTTTTACTGCCGGAGTCGGAGAAAATTCTGCCCTTGTCAGGGAAAAAGTCTGCGCTGGTTTGTCTTATGTTGGTTTAAAATTAGACCTTGACAAAAATGCCACTAAGTGCATCAATACCAATATCGCTCAATCAGACTCTAGCTGTGAAATTTTGGTAATTCATACCGAAGAAGATTGGGCAATCGCTTTGCAATGCCTGAAAACATAG
- a CDS encoding DNA-directed RNA polymerase subunit gamma, which produces MTTKQQTRQFDYVKIGIASPERIREWGERTLPNGIVVGEVTTPETINYRTLKPEMDGLFCEKIFGPSKDWECHCGKYKRVRHRGIVCERCGVEVTESRVRRHRMGYLKLAAPVTHVWYLKGIPSYLSILLDMPLRDVEQVVYFNSYVVLNPGNASNLSHRQLLNEDQWMEIEEQIYAEDSELEDIEVGIGAEAVERLLQEIQLEDEADKLREEITNSKGQKRAKLIKRLRLIDNFIATGSKPEWMVLSVIPVIPPDLRPMVQLDGGRFATSDLNDLYRRVINRNNRLKRLQEILAPEIIIRNEKRMLQEAVDALIDNGRRGRTVVGGNNRPLKSLSDIIEGKQGRFRQNLLGKRVDYSGRSVIVVGPNLQIYQCGLPREMAIELFQPFVIHRLIRLGIVSNIKAAKKMIVKNDPSIWKVLEEVITGHPVLLNRAPTLHRLGIQAFEPVLVEGRAIQLHPLVCPPFNADFDGDQMAVHVPLSIEAQAEARLLMMACHNILSPATGKPIIAPSQDMVLGCYYLTADNPAAVKGAGTYFANLEDALRAYEQDLVDLHAPVWVRFKGDVDGSDGEPDKVETLSDGSMWKYYYQRDSKGKVLKDINSKVRESADGKRLSQYIYTTPGRIIYNKTIIDALNFEVV; this is translated from the coding sequence ATGACAACCAAGCAACAAACTAGACAATTTGACTACGTTAAAATCGGCATTGCTTCCCCCGAAAGAATCAGAGAATGGGGGGAAAGAACCCTACCTAACGGCATCGTAGTTGGAGAAGTAACCACCCCAGAAACCATTAATTATCGTACCCTCAAGCCGGAAATGGATGGGTTATTCTGTGAAAAAATTTTTGGACCTTCCAAAGATTGGGAATGTCACTGCGGAAAATATAAAAGAGTACGTCACCGTGGCATTGTCTGCGAACGTTGTGGAGTAGAGGTGACAGAATCTAGGGTGCGCCGTCACCGCATGGGTTATCTCAAACTAGCAGCGCCCGTCACCCATGTATGGTATCTCAAAGGTATTCCCAGTTACCTCAGCATTTTGTTAGATATGCCCTTAAGGGATGTAGAACAAGTAGTTTATTTCAATTCTTATGTGGTACTCAATCCGGGTAATGCCAGTAACTTGAGCCATCGTCAACTGCTCAACGAAGACCAATGGATGGAAATTGAGGAGCAAATTTACGCCGAAGACTCTGAGTTAGAAGATATTGAAGTAGGTATCGGGGCAGAAGCGGTGGAACGCTTATTACAAGAAATTCAACTAGAAGACGAAGCAGATAAATTAAGGGAAGAAATTACCAACAGTAAAGGACAAAAAAGAGCCAAGTTAATCAAAAGATTACGATTGATTGATAACTTTATTGCTACGGGTTCAAAACCAGAATGGATGGTTTTAAGTGTAATTCCAGTGATCCCTCCTGATTTACGTCCTATGGTACAGTTAGATGGAGGGCGCTTTGCTACTTCCGACCTTAACGATTTATACCGTCGTGTAATTAACCGTAATAACCGATTAAAACGCTTACAGGAAATTTTAGCGCCCGAAATTATTATCCGTAATGAAAAACGGATGTTGCAAGAAGCTGTAGATGCTTTAATTGATAACGGGCGCCGTGGTCGTACGGTGGTAGGTGGTAATAATCGCCCTCTCAAATCCCTATCTGATATTATCGAAGGAAAGCAAGGGCGCTTCCGTCAAAACCTCTTAGGTAAACGGGTTGACTACTCTGGACGTTCTGTTATCGTAGTTGGTCCTAATTTACAGATTTATCAGTGTGGTTTACCGAGAGAAATGGCTATTGAGCTTTTCCAACCCTTTGTAATCCATCGTTTAATTCGTTTGGGTATTGTTAGCAATATCAAAGCAGCCAAAAAAATGATCGTCAAAAATGATCCTAGTATTTGGAAAGTATTAGAAGAGGTGATCACAGGGCATCCTGTGTTATTAAACCGAGCGCCCACCCTGCACCGTCTAGGTATTCAGGCATTTGAGCCTGTATTAGTGGAAGGAAGAGCTATTCAACTACATCCCCTTGTGTGTCCTCCTTTTAACGCTGACTTTGACGGTGACCAAATGGCGGTTCACGTTCCCCTTTCCATCGAAGCTCAAGCCGAAGCGCGCCTGTTGATGATGGCTTGTCATAATATCCTTTCTCCGGCTACGGGTAAACCCATTATCGCTCCTTCTCAGGATATGGTTTTAGGTTGTTATTACCTCACTGCTGACAATCCGGCTGCGGTGAAGGGCGCTGGGACTTATTTTGCTAACCTCGAAGATGCTCTCAGGGCTTATGAACAAGATTTGGTGGACTTACACGCTCCTGTCTGGGTTCGCTTTAAAGGTGACGTAGATGGTAGCGATGGCGAACCCGATAAGGTGGAAACTCTCTCTGATGGCTCTATGTGGAAATATTACTATCAACGTGATAGTAAAGGTAAAGTGTTGAAGGACATTAATAGTAAAGTCAGGGAGAGCGCTGATGGCAAGAGACTTTCTCAGTATATTTATACCACTCCCGGCAGGATCATTTATAATAAAACCATTATTGATGCTTTAAATTTTGAAGTAGTTTAG
- a CDS encoding ATP-binding protein, with product MEVFKQTSFIVNSDLVCLAEVLNQYETLKIDDISRQHWLECQLALAEGFTNAVRHAHKNKPKETAIEIYISVTPTSITIKIWDSGQPFNLIAFRELMGKKQDQLNTGGRGIEIIAKIADELSYERTSDQRNCLVMKKNFASVSL from the coding sequence TTGGAAGTTTTCAAACAAACATCTTTTATCGTCAACAGCGACTTAGTTTGTTTAGCAGAGGTTTTAAATCAATATGAAACCCTGAAAATCGATGACATTAGTCGCCAACATTGGTTAGAGTGTCAACTGGCTCTAGCCGAAGGTTTTACCAACGCTGTACGTCATGCCCATAAAAATAAACCAAAAGAAACAGCCATCGAGATTTATATTTCCGTCACCCCTACTTCTATAACAATTAAGATTTGGGATTCTGGGCAACCTTTTAATTTAATTGCCTTTCGTGAATTAATGGGGAAAAAACAAGATCAATTAAATACTGGTGGTAGAGGTATAGAAATTATCGCTAAAATAGCAGATGAATTGAGTTATGAGCGCACTTCAGACCAGAGAAACTGCTTGGTTATGAAAAAAAATTTTGCATCCGTAAGCCTTTAA